One segment of Solanum stenotomum isolate F172 chromosome 1, ASM1918654v1, whole genome shotgun sequence DNA contains the following:
- the LOC125853756 gene encoding homeobox-leucine zipper protein ATHB-12, with amino-acid sequence MFDAGEFSPSSSAAALSAECFSSSSCFSSLSSSKKKKINNNNARRFSDEQIKSLETMFETETKLEPRKKLQLARELGLQPRQVAIWFQNKRARWKSKQLERDYSILKSNYDNLASQYESLKKEKQSLLIQLQKLNDVMQKERGKYCCKQEIELDNRCAAIKKNEMEGMPSLSFDLSSQHGTNGVISDDDIDSSIKADYLGLDDDAVHHLLKIVEAEDSSLTSPENWGSLNDDGILNHQPNSSSYDHWWDFWS; translated from the exons ATGTTTGATGCAGGGGAATTTTCTCCAAGTTCTTCAGCAGCTGCTCTGTCTGCGGAGTGTTTCAGTAGTAGCAGCTGCTTCAGCAGTCTATCAtcctcaaagaagaagaagattaacAATAACAACGCGAGGAGGTTCAGCGATGAACAGATAAAATCATTAGAAACGATGTTCGAAACAGAGACCAAACTTGAACCAAGAAAGAAGCTGCAACTAGCCAGAGAACTCGGATTGCAACCTCGACAAGTAGCAATTTGGTTTCAAAACAAGAGAGCTCGATGGAAATCGAAGCAACTCGAAAGGGATTACAGTATACTTAAATCCAATTATGACAATCTTGCTTCCCAGTACGAAtctttaaagaaagaaaaacaatccTTGCTTATTCAG TTGCAAAAACTGAATGATGTGATGCAGAAAGAAAGGGGGAAGTACTGTTGCAAGCAAGAAATCGAGTTAGACAACAGATGTGCTGcaattaagaaaaatgaaatggaaGGGATGCCAAGCTTGTCTTTTGACTTATCATCTCAGCATGGAACAAATGGTGTTATTTCAGATGATGACATTGACAGCAGTATAAAAGCTGATTATCTCGGGTTAGATGACGATGCAGTACATCATCTACTGAAAATTGTTGAAGCAGAGGATAGTTCTTTAACTTCCCCTGAAAATTGGGGCAGCCTAAACGACGATGGTATCTTAAACCATCAGCCTAATAGTTCTAGTTATGATCACTGGTGGGATTTCTGGTCTTGA